A window of the Gemmatimonadales bacterium genome harbors these coding sequences:
- a CDS encoding GNAT family N-acetyltransferase, giving the protein MADPVPAVVNNAAGSRFELTADGHTAVLEYVLAGSRLRLMHTEVPPELRGRKYGEVLARAGLEHARANDLKVVPFCPFVRAFLQRHPEYEPVLDPHWKAAVG; this is encoded by the coding sequence ATGGCCGACCCCGTCCCGGCGGTCGTCAACAACGCCGCCGGCAGCCGCTTTGAGCTGACCGCGGACGGTCACACCGCCGTCCTCGAATACGTGCTGGCCGGGAGCCGGCTGCGCCTCATGCACACTGAAGTGCCTCCCGAGCTGCGCGGACGCAAGTACGGCGAGGTCCTCGCCCGCGCCGGCCTCGAGCACGCCCGCGCCAACGACCTCAAGGTCGTGCCGTTCTGCCCGTTCGTCCGCGCGTTCCTGCAGCGCCACCCCGAGTACGAGCCGGTGCTGGACCCGCACTGGAAGGCCGCGGTCGGGTAA